The Glycine soja cultivar W05 unplaced genomic scaffold, ASM419377v2 Super-Scaffold_81, whole genome shotgun sequence genome has a segment encoding these proteins:
- the LOC114404102 gene encoding putative calcium-binding protein CML19: MAYKARESRLERELNYNEGMDQYNMEAGGKEQKLNDLKVAFDMYDTESCGFINPKSLKQMLKKMGESKSTDECKSMIKKFDFKGDGVLSFKEFRIMMQ; this comes from the exons ATGGCATATAAGGCTAGGGAGTCCAGATTGGAGAG GGAACTTAACTACAATGAAGGAATGGATCAG TATAACATGGAAGCTGGGGGAAAGGAGCAGAAGTTGAATGACTTGAAGGTAGCTTTTGACATGTATGACACTGAAAGTTGTGGGTTTATAAACCCTAAGAGCTTGAAACAGATGCTTAAGAAGATGGGTGAGTCCAAATCCACTGATGAGTGCAAATCTATGATcaaaaagtttgattttaaagGGGATGGTGTCCTAAGCTTTAAAGAATTCAGAATTATGATGCAGTGA